CCGCTCGGCCATCCAGATCCACGACGGCGGGCGACTCAGGGCCCGGGCGACCACCCTGCGGGTCTGCTCGGCGGTCTCGGGCTGGATGAACACCCCGCCGAAGTGCTCCTCGTAGCGGTGCTCCTCCATCACCAGGCCGACGACCGCCGCGAGGTCCTGCATGTCGGCCAGCCGGATCGTGACGTCGCGGGGCGGCAGCGAGGGCGGCACCCCCCTGCGGCGCTGCCGGGCCGCCAGCACCGTGAACGGCTGCAGGCCGTGGCGCTGCAGCGGCCGCACGCCGCAGACGTCGCGGGCCGGCCAGGTCAGCAGCGCGGCCGACTCCGACCCGGTGCCGCTGGGCAGGTCGTCCATCTGGTCCCGCCAACTGGTGAGCAGCGAGTCCAGAGCGCCCTCAGGGTCGGGGCCGCCGACGATCGGGGTGAGCCAGTGCTGGTCGGGAACACCCCAGGTACGCCCGACCTCGCCGGGCTGGTACCAGGCATAACGCATGGTCCCGGTGGCGACGGGGCGCGCGGACTCGTCGCTGACCGTCAGCAGCGGATAGGTGCTGAGCCGTGGATGCGAGGGCTCGGGCAGCAATGGATCGATCTCCGCCCACCGCCTCGCGACCGATCCCACCAGCAGGTCGAATTCGGCGCTATCGCCGGGCGGATCGTCATGCCGCACCCGGGCGACATAACCGCTCATTTATCCCTCCCTGGCCGCACGTGCGCTCTTCACACTGGACGCGGGCCCCAGCGCGCCGCCGCTGGAGTTCTAACGGTGACATACTGTCGCGTCATGGCTACGAAAATAGACCGTAGCGCCTACGGCGCCGGAACGTAGAGATAACGACCAAAGTTTCCGATTTTGTTTTGAAATTGTCGCCATGCAATTTCACCAGAACCGGCGCCGAATCGTTCCACGGTAACCGACGACCGCGCCCCGATGGCGCACAGGGGCCCGCCTTATTCCATTTCCGCTGTTCACAGCGGTGGCCGTATTCGGACTCGGCGCTAGGGGGTGGCGCTGCCGCCCTGCTCGGTGGTGTTGTTCACACCCAGGTTGCTGATCGAGGGCTCGCCCGAGGCGTAGTAGACGACGTTGTCCGCACCGGTGACGCTGATCGACGCGGCCGAACCGACGTGCACCTCGGTGTTGCTGCCGGCGATGCTCACCTCGCCGCACTCGCCGTTGAAGGTCAACGTGGTGTCGCTGGCCAGCACGTTGACGTCGAGGCCCGCGCAGTCCTCGGTCGCGGTCTCACCGTCCGCGGCGACCGTCAGAGTCCGGCCGTCGGACACCACGACGCCGTTCTCCGAACCCGAGACCTCCTCGCCGCCGTTGGAGACCGAGACGTCACCGTCCTCGGAGACCGACACGCCGCATCCGGCACCGAACAGGGCCAGGAGGGCCACTCCACCGGTCACCGCTGCAATCCGGCCGCGCATTCGACGTTCCCTTCGGGTCTGCACCGGCCGGGCGGTCCGGTGTCTCGTCACTTCAGACGGGCGGGGACCGGCCGTGGTTCCCGGCCGCACCGCCGTCACCGCAGGCAGAACTCGTCGCCCTCGGGATCGAGCACGACGACGCAGTCCCCGGTGGGCTCGTCGACCTCACGGACCCGGGTGGCGCCCATGGCGACCGCCCGCTGCACGCTCGCCGCGACGACCGCCCGGCGCTCCTGCGGCGCCGCGCCGGCCGCCACGTGGACGTCGAGGTGCACCGGAACCGGGGCCGGGCCGCTCAGGAGACCCCGGCCGCGTCCATGCCGCGCAGTTCGCGCTTGAGCTCCTTGACCTCGTCGCGCAGCCGGGCGGCCAGCTCGAACTGCAGGTCGGTCGCTGCCTGGTGCATCTGCCCGGTGAGCTGCTCGATCAGGTCGGCGAGCTCGGCGCGCGGCATGTTCGCGATGTCGGCGGAGCGCTCACCTGTGGCCGCGGAGGACAGCCCCGGCACCGGCGCCCGGCCTCGGCTCTGCTGGCGCGCGCTCCCGCCGATCAGCGTCTGGGTGTCGGCGTCCTCGCGGGCCAGCGAGTCGAGGATGTCGGCGATCTTCTTGCGCAGCGGCTGCGGGTCGACGCCGTGCTCGGTGTTGTAGGCCAACTGCTTGGCGCGGCGCCGGTTGGTCTCGTCGATGGCCTTGCGCATGGAGTCGGTGACCTGGTCGGCGTACATGTGCACCTGGCCGGCGACGTTGCGCGCGGCGCGGCCGATCGTCTGGATCAGCGAGGTCTCCGAACGCAGGAAGCCCTCCTTGTCGGCGTCCAGGATGGCCACCAGCGACACCTCGGGCAGGTCGAGGCCCTCCCGCAGCAGGTTGATGCCGACGAGGACGTCGAACTCCCCCACCCGCAGCTCGCGCAGCAGCTCCACCCGGCGCAGCGTGTCGACCTCGCTGTGCAGATAGCGCACCTGGATGCCGAGCTCGGTCAGGTAGTCGGTGAGGTCCTCGGCCATCTTCTTGGTCAGCGTGGTGACCAGCACGCGCTCGGCGCGCTCGGCGCGCACCCTGATCTCGTGGACGAGGTCGTCGATCTGGCCCTGGGTGGGCTTGACCAGCACCTCCGGGTCGACCAGGCCGGTGGGCCGGATGACCTGCTCGACGACGTCGCCGCCGGTGCGGCCCAGCTCGTAGGGGCCCGGGGTGGCCGAGAGGTAGACCGTCTGGCCGATCCGCCCCAGGAACTCCTCCCACTTCAGCGGCCGGTTGTCCAGCGCCGAGGGCAGCCGGAACCCGTGGTCGACCAGCGTGCGCTTGCGTGAGGCGTCGCCCTCGTACATGCCGCCGATCTGCGGCACCGTCACGTGCGACTCGTCGACGACCAGCAGGAAGTCGTCGGGGAAGTAGTCCAGCAGCGTGTTGGGGGCGCTGCCGGGCTCGCGGCCGTCGAAGTGCCGTGAGTAGTTCTCGATGCCGGAGCAGCTGCCGACCTGGCGCATCATCTCCAGGTCGTAGGTGGTGCGCATCCGCAGCCGCTGCGCCTCCAGCAGCTTGTTCTGCTGCTCCAGTTCGGCCAGGCGCCCGCCGAGCTCGGCCTCGATGTCGCGGATGGCACGCTCCATCCGCTCGGGGCCGGCCACGTAGTGCGAGGCCGGGAAGATGTAGTACTCGTCGCTCTCGTCGAGCACCTCACCGGTGAGCGGGTGCAGCGTCATGAGCCGTTCGATCTCGTCGCCGAACATCTCGATGCGCACCGCGAGCTCCTCGTAGACCGGGATGATCTCGACGGTGTCGCCGCGGACCCGGAAGGTGCCCCGGGTGAAGGCCGTGTCGTTGCGGGTGTACTGCATCTCGACGAGCTTGCGCAGCAGCTCGTCGCGCTCGACCTCCATGCCGACCCTGACGGCGGCCATCCGGTCGACGTACTCCTGCGGGGTGCCCAGGCCGTAGATGCAGGAGACCGAGGCGACCACGATCGTGTCGCGCCGGGTGAGCAGCGAGTTGGTCGCCGAATGGCGCAGCCGCTCCACCTCGTCGTTGATCGAGGAGTCCTTCTCGATGAAGGTGTCGGTCTGCGGCACGTAGGCCTCGGGCTGGTAGTAGTCGTAGTAGGAGACGAAGTACTCGACCGCGTTGCCGGGCAGCATCTCCCGCAGCTCGTTGGCGAACTGCGCGGCCAGCGTCTTGTTCGGCTGCATGACCAGGGTGGGCCGCTGCACCTGCTCCACCAGCCACGCCACCGTCGCGGTCTTGCCGGTGCCGGTGGCGCCCAGCAGAACGGCGTCCTCGTCGCCGGCGTCGACGCGGCGGGCCAGCTCCGCGATGGCCGTCGGCTGGTCGCCGGCCGGGGTCATCTCCGAGACCACCTCGAACGGCGTCACCTTGCGCTGGATGTCGGTCACCGGCCGCATGAGTCCCCCTGCCTAGCGGATACCTGGCGTTTCCACTCTAGGCGGCCCCTGTGACACCCGGGCCCCGCCGGGAGTCCCTAAAATGTGCCGGTGCTCAAACGCGACAACAGCGACATGTGGAGACTCGCCCGCTCCGCGCCGGCCCTCTGGGGCGCCGGCGCCGCACTGGCCGCCGGCGGCGTCGCCATGGCCTGGTCGGCCCTGTACGCCGAGCCGCTGACCATCCACCTCATCGAGGAGACCATCCTCGAACTCGTCCTGGCCGCTGCGCTGATCGGCGGCGCGCTGTTCTGCTTCGGCAGCGCCGCGAACGTGCCCCGGCTCCTGGGACGGGGACGCGGATGGGGTCGGCGGCTCGGCTGGATCCCCGGCGTCCTGGCCCTCCTGTTCGGCGGGCACCTGCTGCTGGAGCGCGGCGCCTACGCCTCCGCCGGGTCGATCGGCCGGTTCTCCTCCGAGACCGGGATCACCTTCCTCGGTGCCGTGAGCATCATCATGGGCCTGCTGTTCGTGTGGGTGTGGCGCTCCCTGGTCGAGGTCTCCGACCTGCACGCCCGCGAGTCGAGCGTCCCCGCCCACCGGACGCGGCCGAGGAGGCGGCCCTAGCCGGACCTGCGCTCCAGCTCGCTCCAGACCCGCGCCACCCGGGCGTCCAGTTCGGCGACCGTGCCGGAATTGTCGATGACGATGTCGGCCGCCGCCAGGCGCTGCTCGCGGGTGGCCTGGGCCTTGATGCGGGCGCGGGCCTGGTCCTCGGGCATGTCCCTGTGGGCGGCCAGGCGGCGTATCCGGGTCTCCTCCGGGGCGTCCACGGCGACCACCAGGTCGTAGAGCCGGCCGAGGCCGTTCTCCACCAGCAGCGGGACGTCGTAGACCACGACCGCGTCCTGCGGGGCCCCCGCCATCAGCTCCTCGGTGCGCGCGCCCACGCGCGGGTGCACGATCGCGTTGAGCTCGGCGAGCCTGGCCTCGTCGGCGAAGACGATCTCGCCCAGCCTGGGCCGGTTCAGCGCGCCCTCGGGGGTGAGCACGCCCTCCCCGAACGCCTCGGCGATCTCGGCCAACCCGGACGTGCCCGGCTCGACGACCTCGCGCGCGATCTTGTCCGCGTCGATGACGACGGCGCCGCACTCGGCCAGCCGCCGCGCCACCTCGCTCTTGCCCGAACCGATTCCCCCGGTGAGTCCCACTTTCAGCATGCCGACGATCTTACGAAATCACCCAGCGTGGCGGGGCAGGGCGGCTTATTCTGGAGGCATGAGCGCACTGCCCGAAGAAGACCCTCCGGTCTCCCCCCAGCGCCGCGAACTGCTGCGCCTGGTCAAGGAGCTGCCGGAGGAGAGAGTTCCAAGCCTGTTGGAGACCGTACGCCACGAAGTCGAGGATGCTCTCCCCCCTCACCTCGCCGCGTTGGTTGGCGTCATGGACGCCGAGCCGGACCTCTCGGCCCGCTACAAGGAAATCCTCC
This sequence is a window from Spinactinospora alkalitolerans. Protein-coding genes within it:
- a CDS encoding GNAT family N-acetyltransferase, translated to MSGYVARVRHDDPPGDSAEFDLLVGSVARRWAEIDPLLPEPSHPRLSTYPLLTVSDESARPVATGTMRYAWYQPGEVGRTWGVPDQHWLTPIVGGPDPEGALDSLLTSWRDQMDDLPSGTGSESAALLTWPARDVCGVRPLQRHGLQPFTVLAARQRRRGVPPSLPPRDVTIRLADMQDLAAVVGLVMEEHRYEEHFGGVFIQPETAEQTRRVVARALSRPPSWIWMAERRGRPVGLVWVSPPERARWVAPLVNAGPAAYIGYGVVTEQERGAGIGTALVSQAHHAMDSYGIAVTLLNYAMMNPVSGPFWNRMGYRPLWTTWEARPVLALR
- a CDS encoding DUF3060 domain-containing protein produces the protein MRGRIAAVTGGVALLALFGAGCGVSVSEDGDVSVSNGGEEVSGSENGVVVSDGRTLTVAADGETATEDCAGLDVNVLASDTTLTFNGECGEVSIAGSNTEVHVGSAASISVTGADNVVYYASGEPSISNLGVNNTTEQGGSATP
- a CDS encoding VOC family protein, which produces MSGPAPVPVHLDVHVAAGAAPQERRAVVAASVQRAVAMGATRVREVDEPTGDCVVVLDPEGDEFCLR
- the uvrB gene encoding excinuclease ABC subunit UvrB, giving the protein MRPVTDIQRKVTPFEVVSEMTPAGDQPTAIAELARRVDAGDEDAVLLGATGTGKTATVAWLVEQVQRPTLVMQPNKTLAAQFANELREMLPGNAVEYFVSYYDYYQPEAYVPQTDTFIEKDSSINDEVERLRHSATNSLLTRRDTIVVASVSCIYGLGTPQEYVDRMAAVRVGMEVERDELLRKLVEMQYTRNDTAFTRGTFRVRGDTVEIIPVYEELAVRIEMFGDEIERLMTLHPLTGEVLDESDEYYIFPASHYVAGPERMERAIRDIEAELGGRLAELEQQNKLLEAQRLRMRTTYDLEMMRQVGSCSGIENYSRHFDGREPGSAPNTLLDYFPDDFLLVVDESHVTVPQIGGMYEGDASRKRTLVDHGFRLPSALDNRPLKWEEFLGRIGQTVYLSATPGPYELGRTGGDVVEQVIRPTGLVDPEVLVKPTQGQIDDLVHEIRVRAERAERVLVTTLTKKMAEDLTDYLTELGIQVRYLHSEVDTLRRVELLRELRVGEFDVLVGINLLREGLDLPEVSLVAILDADKEGFLRSETSLIQTIGRAARNVAGQVHMYADQVTDSMRKAIDETNRRRAKQLAYNTEHGVDPQPLRKKIADILDSLAREDADTQTLIGGSARQQSRGRAPVPGLSSAATGERSADIANMPRAELADLIEQLTGQMHQAATDLQFELAARLRDEVKELKRELRGMDAAGVS
- the coaE gene encoding dephospho-CoA kinase; amino-acid sequence: MLKVGLTGGIGSGKSEVARRLAECGAVVIDADKIAREVVEPGTSGLAEIAEAFGEGVLTPEGALNRPRLGEIVFADEARLAELNAIVHPRVGARTEELMAGAPQDAVVVYDVPLLVENGLGRLYDLVVAVDAPEETRIRRLAAHRDMPEDQARARIKAQATREQRLAAADIVIDNSGTVAELDARVARVWSELERRSG